The DNA segment CTCCCCTTTCCGGGCGCGCTCGGCGGCCACGCCCAGGGCGCGTTCGACAAGAACGCCGACCAGCAACCGGCGGTACTCGGCGGTCGCCCGGACATCGGTGATCGGACGCGCCTCGCTGCGAGCCAGCTCGGCGGCGTGGCGTGTGGTTTCTGGGTCAAGCTTCCTGCCGGCCAGCGCGGCTTCGGCGCGCCGGGCCCGGATGGGATTCGGGGCGACTGCGGCGAGGCCGATGCGGGCATCCTTGCAGGTCAGGCCGTCGTCCTCCAGCGTGACCCGGGCACAGACCGAGACGATCGAGCAGTCGAGTGCCTGCCGGCGCATGATCTTGAGGAAGGCCGTGCCGGTGCGCGGCGCAGGTTGAGGAACGAGGATGTCGACAAGCAGCTCGCCGGGTCGCAGAGCCGTTTGATCCGGCCCGGTGAGGAAACCATCCAGTGGGACCTCCCGCTCGCCGCCCGCGGATCGGAGCGATAGCCGAGCATCCAGGCAGAGAAGCGGGGGGACCAGGTCGGCGCCAGGCGAAGCCTTGCAGATGTTCCCGCCGACCGTTGCCATGTTCTGCACCTGCCACGAGCCCAGCATGCGCGCTGCCTCGCGCAATCCAAAAGTGGCTGGCTCGCGCATGGCATCGCCTAGTTCTGTTACCGTGAGCAGGGGGCCGATCGTGAGTCCACCGTTGGCGTGGAACTTCCCCAGCCCGGGGATCTTCCAGAGGCTGACCACATGGCGTGGTTGGAGCTCGCCATGCCGCATGTCGATCAGCAGGGCCGTGCCGCCAGCAAGGGCGGCCGCATCCGGCCCATGCCTCGCCAGGAGCTCACTGGCCGCTTCGATCGACGTCGGCTCATGGTACTCAAAAGGTCTCATCTTCTACTGCTCTCCATGAAGGAGCATTTTGCGCAGGCTGGGCCGATGCTCGAAACAGGACAACGGCGCATGTCCCAGGAAGACCCGGGTGGTTGCTTGTTCCGCTTGGGTGCGGGCAGCCTGGCGACGTCTTTCAGTTGGATACAGGGCGTTGCGTTTCGGCCCTTCACTAGGTGAAAGAATATTCTGCCTGATAGCGACTGTACGCCAGCGGGGTTCGAAAGTCAAGGCCAGCGGGCGCATGGTACAAACGGCTGCAGCCAGCCGGTCGGCGCCCGACCGCTTCTTGCGACAACGCGCCTTGAGATGGTCGCTGA comes from the Anaerolineales bacterium genome and includes:
- a CDS encoding xanthine dehydrogenase family protein subunit M, whose amino-acid sequence is MRPFEYHEPTSIEAASELLARHGPDAAALAGGTALLIDMRHGELQPRHVVSLWKIPGLGKFHANGGLTIGPLLTVTELGDAMREPATFGLREAARMLGSWQVQNMATVGGNICKASPGADLVPPLLCLDARLSLRSAGGEREVPLDGFLTGPDQTALRPGELLVDILVPQPAPRTGTAFLKIMRRQALDCSIVSVCARVTLEDDGLTCKDARIGLAAVAPNPIRARRAEAALAGRKLDPETTRHAAELARSEARPITDVRATAEYRRLLVGVLVERALGVAAERARKGE